One window of the Paenibacillus beijingensis genome contains the following:
- a CDS encoding tautomerase family protein — protein sequence MPQITIKMYEGRTQAQKNEIVEVFTRELSRIIDREPKHIHIHFDEIEIDENAPDNLKKKR from the coding sequence ATGCCGCAAATCACGATCAAAATGTACGAGGGACGCACGCAGGCGCAAAAGAATGAAATTGTCGAAGTATTCACACGGGAGCTCTCCCGAATCATCGACCGGGAACCGAAGCACATCCACATTCATTTCGACGAAATCGAGATTGATGAGAACGCGCCGGACAATCTGAAGAAGAAGAGGTGA